The sequence AAAGCGTGCTGTTGATGAAAAGCGATGGGAGTAAAGAAAATGGCCGTATCACTAAGCTTATAGGTTTTTTAGGGCTGGCTAGGACGGAGATTGAAAACGCTTATGTGGGCGATATTGCAGCGATTGCTGGGTTTAACGCAATGGATGTGGGCGATAGCGTCGTTGATCCTGCTAACCCCATGCCTTTAGACCCCATGCATTTAGAAGAGCCTACAATGAGCGTGTATTTTGCCGTCAATGATTCACCCTTAGCTGGGTTAGAAGGAAAGCATGTTACTGCTAACAAATTGAAAGACAGGCTCTTAAAAGAAATGCAAACCAATATCGCTATGAAATGCGAAGAAATGGGCGAAGGTAAGTTTAAAGTGAGCGGGCGTGGGGAATTGCAAATCACTATTTTAGCTGAAAATTTACGCCGTGAAGGGTTTGAGTTTAGCATTTCACGCCCTGAAGTCATTATTAAAGAAGAAAATGGTGTTAAATGCGAGCCTTTTGAGCATTTAGTGATTGACACGCCTCAAGATTTTAGCGGGGCTATCATTGAAAGATTGGGCAAAAGAAAAGCCGAGATGAAAGCAATGAATCCCATGAGTGATGGCTATACAAGATTAGAATTTGAAATTCCTGCAAGAGGACTTATCGGTTATAGGAGCGAGTTTTTAACCGACACTAAGGGCGAAGGCGTGATGAATCATAGCTTTTTGGAATTCCGCCCTTTCAGCGGGAGCGTGGAATCGCGCAAAAATGGGGCGCTAATCAGCATGGAAAATGGCGAAGCGACCGCTTTTTCCCTTTTTAATATCCAAGAGAGAGGCACGCTTTTTATCAACCCCCAAACTAAGGTTTATGTGGGCATGGTCATTGGCGAGCACAGCCGGGATAATGATTTAGATGTCAATCCTATCAAATCCAAGCACTTAACCAACATGAGAGCGAGCGGGAGCGATGATGCGATCAAACTCACCCCGCCTAGGACTATGGTGTTAGAAAGGGCGTTAGAATGGATTGAAGAAGATGAGATTTTAGAAGTTACCCCCTTGAATTTAAGGATCAGAAAAAAGATTTTAGACCCTAACATGAGGAAAAGGGCGAAAAAATAAATAGAATTTTTTGGAATGCATGCCAATTTATTTAACCAAAACATTAGTAAAAAAGATGTTTTTTTGCACAATTTACGCTCCAATAATGGGCGTTACAAACGCTACATAAAAGCCCCTTTAAGATATGGTGGGGGCAAGTCTTTAGCTGTAGGGTTAATAGTGGAGTATATACCTAATGGTGTGCGTAGGATTATTAGCCCTTTTATAGGTGGGGGGAGCGTAGAAATTGCATGCGCAACAGAGTTGGGTTTAGAAGTGTTGGGTTTTGATATTTTTGACATTTTAGTGAATTTTTATCAAGTGTTGCTCAAAGACAAACAAGCTCTTTATAATAATTTGCTCTCTTTAGAACCTACGCAAGAAACTTACAACATTATCAAACAAGAGTTAAAAGCCCATTATAGAAAAGAATGCGTTTTAGACCCTTTAATTTTGGCTAGAGATTATTACTTTAACTTTAATTTAAGCTATGGGCCAGGATTTTTAGGGTGGATGAGTAAAATTTACACTGACAAACAACGCTATCTAAACGCCCTTTTAAAAATTAAAGATTTTAACGCCCCTAGTTTAAAGGTGGAATGCTCTAGTTTTGAAGAAGTGTTGCTCGCTTATCCTAATGATTTTTTCTATCTTGACCCCCCTTATGTGTTAGAAAATTCTAAAATGTTTAAGGGGATTTATCCTATGCGTAATTTTCCTATCCACCATAATGGTTTTAAACATGAAGTATTGGCTCACATGCTAAAAAGGCATAAAGGGCCATTTATTTTAAGTTATAATGACTGCGAATTTGTAAGGAATGCTTATAAAGATTTTAAAATTTTAGAACCATCTTGGCAATACACTATGGGACAAGGCGAGATCAGAATGGGTAAAAATCGCTTAGAAAGAGGCGATAATAACCATGTCAAACAATCTCATGAGTTATTGATTATCAAGGAGTAAAAATGTATATTAGCGAAGTCAAAACTGCCTTTAAAATCGCTGATGTAGAATACGTGAAAGACAGCACAAAGTTAAATTTTAACTATCTTAAGGATTTAAAAGATGAAAATAATCAATCTTTATCTCAAAATATTTTAACTCAAAATGTGGCTAGAGTGTATTTAATTGTAGTGAATGGTGAGATTAAAAAAATCGGTGGTTCTCAAGCAGATGGTGGGATTAAAAGCACGCTCAATATTTATAAAGATGGGGGAGTCAAAGGGAGGCCTAGTATTAGAAGTTTTGGCGTGTGGTATTTTCTTTATCACACAATACTCACAGGGGCTAAAATAGAATTTTACATGATTTATCAGCCTAATTTTGAAACTCAAGTGAAAGGCTTGTTTGGTTTTCATGCAATCAAAGATGCAAGTATAAGCTATAAACTTTTAGAGCAAGCTTGCCTGACGGATTATAGAAACAATAGCAATGACGCGTTACCCGAATGGAATGTGCAAGAGCAGGGCAAAGATTGGCCAAATGATATTAAAGATGAGCATGCCAATATCACTCAAAAAGCTCAAAACAGAGAAAAGGCCGTCCATAGAAAAGCGATTGACAAACCTAGTGGAACTTTAAAAGATTAAGAAATAGTCTTAACCCAACCTCAAAAAAAAGAACTTTAAGTTTTTACTCCATTATTTTAAAAGTGTGGGTTTAGATGAAAGGAAAAAATAAAACTTGTATAAGGTAGCAGATATTTTTTGTGGCGCTGGAGGATTGAGCTATGGCTTTTCTATGCACCCTTATTTTGAATTAATATGGGCTAACGATATAGAAAAGGACGCCATTTTAAGCTATCAAGCCAATCATAAAAAGACGCAAACCATTTTATGCGATATTATGCAACTTAATTGCCGCAACTTGCCATGCGTTTCAATTGATATTCTACTAGGCGGACCACCATGCCAGAGCTATTCTACTCTTGGCAAAAGAAAAATGGATGAAAAAGCGAATCTGTTTAAAGAATATTTGCGGCTTTTAGATTTAGTAAAACCAAAAATGTTTGTCTTTGAAAATGTGGTGGGTTTAATGTCTATGCAAAAAGGGCAATTATTCAAACAAATTTGTAACGCTTTTAAAGAGAGAGGTTATATTTTAGAACATGCCATTTTAAATGCCCTAGATTATGGTGTGCCTCAAATAAGGGAGCGAGTGTTTTTAGTGGGCGTGCTTAAAAGCTTTAAACAAAAATTCCACTTCCCCAAACCCATAAAAACGCATTTTTCTCTAAAAGACGCTTTAGGAGATTTACCACCCATTCAAAGCGGTGAAAATGGTGATGCTTTAGGTTATCTTAAAAATGCGGATAATGTTTTTTTGGAATTTGTGCGAAATTCTAAAGAATTAAGCGAGCATAGCAGTCCTAAAAATAATGAGAAACTTATAAAAATCATGCAAACGCTAAAAGACGGACAGAGTAAAGATGATTTGCCTAAAAATTTACGCCCCAAAAGTGGTTATACTAATACCTATGCCAAAATGTGGTGGGAAAAACCAGCCCCCACTATTACAAGAAATTTTTCTACCCCAAGCAGTTCTAGGTGTATCCATCCAAGAGACTCTAGAGCGTTAAGCATTAGAGAGGGAGCAAGATTGCAAAGCTTTCCTGATAATTATAAATTCTGTGGGAGCTCTAGCGCTAAAAGATTGCAAATTGGCAATGCCGTTCCGCCTTTATTGAGTGTAGCGCTCGCTCATGCTGTCTTTGATTTTTTAAGGGATAAAAATGTTTGATAATAACGATTTTAAAGGTTATAGAAATTTATTGGGTTTTAATTCTCAAAATGCGTTTAAGGAATTTTTAGGCGCTAAAGACATACAACCTTGCGTTGATTTCAATTATTTAAACGCGCTCAAAAAAAGGCTTATTGAAATTTTTAGCGCTATCAATAGTGTTTATTGTTTTAAATATAATGAGTATGAATTGGAATGCTTTTTTAAAAACTCCATAGAGCGAGTGTTTTCAAAGATAGTGGATACTCATATTATTTATAAGCTGAATAATCAAGGCAGAAGACCTGAAGAAGTGTGTTTTTCTTGGATGCGTGGGTTTTTAGTAGCGGAGTTTTTTAAGGGTTTTATCGCTTGTCTTTTTGGCACACAAAAAGAAACCATTAAATTTTTTGGTGGGGATAATTTTGAGAGCATAGAAAGCTTTAAAAGAAGTCCTAAAGCCGATTTTTTGTTAGAAAATCATTTATTACTAGAAGTTCAAAGCGGGTTTCAAGGGATCAATGATATTAAAGAACATAA is a genomic window of Helicobacter pylori oki112 containing:
- the typA gene encoding translational GTPase TypA, coding for MKNIRNIAVIAHVDHGKTTLVDGLLSQSGTFSEREKVDERVMDSNDLERERGITILSKNTAIYYKDTKINIIDTPGHADFGGEVERVLKMVDGVLLLVDAQEGVMPQTKFVVKKALSFGICPIVVVNKIDKPAAEPDRVVDEVFDLFVAMGASDKQLDFPVVYAAARDGYAMKSLDDEKKNLEPLFETILEHVPSPSGSIDEPLQMQIFTLDYDNYVGKIGIARVFNGSVKKNESVLLMKSDGSKENGRITKLIGFLGLARTEIENAYVGDIAAIAGFNAMDVGDSVVDPANPMPLDPMHLEEPTMSVYFAVNDSPLAGLEGKHVTANKLKDRLLKEMQTNIAMKCEEMGEGKFKVSGRGELQITILAENLRREGFEFSISRPEVIIKEENGVKCEPFEHLVIDTPQDFSGAIIERLGKRKAEMKAMNPMSDGYTRLEFEIPARGLIGYRSEFLTDTKGEGVMNHSFLEFRPFSGSVESRKNGALISMENGEATAFSLFNIQERGTLFINPQTKVYVGMVIGEHSRDNDLDVNPIKSKHLTNMRASGSDDAIKLTPPRTMVLERALEWIEEDEILEVTPLNLRIRKKILDPNMRKRAKK
- a CDS encoding DNA adenine methylase is translated as MHANLFNQNISKKDVFLHNLRSNNGRYKRYIKAPLRYGGGKSLAVGLIVEYIPNGVRRIISPFIGGGSVEIACATELGLEVLGFDIFDILVNFYQVLLKDKQALYNNLLSLEPTQETYNIIKQELKAHYRKECVLDPLILARDYYFNFNLSYGPGFLGWMSKIYTDKQRYLNALLKIKDFNAPSLKVECSSFEEVLLAYPNDFFYLDPPYVLENSKMFKGIYPMRNFPIHHNGFKHEVLAHMLKRHKGPFILSYNDCEFVRNAYKDFKILEPSWQYTMGQGEIRMGKNRLERGDNNHVKQSHELLIIKE
- a CDS encoding GIY-YIG nuclease family protein, yielding MYISEVKTAFKIADVEYVKDSTKLNFNYLKDLKDENNQSLSQNILTQNVARVYLIVVNGEIKKIGGSQADGGIKSTLNIYKDGGVKGRPSIRSFGVWYFLYHTILTGAKIEFYMIYQPNFETQVKGLFGFHAIKDASISYKLLEQACLTDYRNNSNDALPEWNVQEQGKDWPNDIKDEHANITQKAQNREKAVHRKAIDKPSGTLKD
- a CDS encoding DNA cytosine methyltransferase is translated as MYKVADIFCGAGGLSYGFSMHPYFELIWANDIEKDAILSYQANHKKTQTILCDIMQLNCRNLPCVSIDILLGGPPCQSYSTLGKRKMDEKANLFKEYLRLLDLVKPKMFVFENVVGLMSMQKGQLFKQICNAFKERGYILEHAILNALDYGVPQIRERVFLVGVLKSFKQKFHFPKPIKTHFSLKDALGDLPPIQSGENGDALGYLKNADNVFLEFVRNSKELSEHSSPKNNEKLIKIMQTLKDGQSKDDLPKNLRPKSGYTNTYAKMWWEKPAPTITRNFSTPSSSRCIHPRDSRALSIREGARLQSFPDNYKFCGSSSAKRLQIGNAVPPLLSVALAHAVFDFLRDKNV